Genomic DNA from Halobaculum sp. CBA1158:
ACACGCCGTTGAGGAACAGGCCGACGGCGACGCCGGCGAAGGCGGTGTGGGCGAGCGCGTCGCCGATGAGCGCCAGCTGGCGGTGGACGAGGAAGGTGCCGATGAGCGGTGCCATCACGCCGATACAGAGCCCGACGAGGATCGCGCGGTGCATGAATCCGTACTGGAGCAGCTCGATCCCCGTGGCGTCGCCGAGCGCGCCCAACAGGAGCGACCACAGGTCGAGGAGGGTATAGATGGGCGCGAGCACGGGATCGAGCGGGCTCCCCTCGGACTGGAGGGTCGGCGTCGCGAGCGCGGAGACCGCGCCGGTCGAGAGTCCGGCGGCCACGGTCATCGGTCGTCCCCGCCGAGGCCGACGGCGGTGCCGAACGCCCGCGCGAGCGCGTCGCTCTCGACGAACTCGTCGGTCGGGCCGTCGAAGTACACCTCGCGGTTCAAGCAGACCACGCGCTCGGCGTGGTCGACGACGGCACCGAGGTCGTGCTCGATGAGGAGCACGGTGATGCCGTCGTCGTTGAGCGCCTCCAGGAGGTCGTAGAACGCCTCGACGGACTCGGCGTCGACGCCGACGGTCGGCTCGTCGAGCACGAGCAGGTCCGCCTCGCTCGCGAGCGCCCGGGCGATGAAGGCGCGCTGGCGCTGTCCCCCCGAGAGCTTCGTGATCCGGCGGTCGGCGAAGTCGCTCATCCCGACTGTCGCGAGCGCCTCGTCGACGATCCGCCAGTCCTCGGCCGACAGCAAGCCGAAGCCGACGTGGGGGAACCGACCCATCTTCACCACCTCGCGGACGGTGATCGGCATCTCCTTGGCCGCGCTGGCGTGCTGGGAGACGTACCCGACGCGCTCGCCGTCGTCGAAGCGGTGGGCCGGCTCGCCGAACAGGCGCGTCTCGCCCACGTCGGGGCGAAGCAGGCCGAGCATGAGCTTCATCAGCGTCGACTTCCCCGAGCCGTTCGGGCCGACGACGGCGACGTACTCGCCCGCGGCGATGTCGAGGCTCACGTCCTCGACGACCGGCGTCGCCGTGTAGCCGAACGTCACGTCCGACAGGGAGATCACGTCGTCGTCGGTCGACCGGGTCGCCCCGTTGTCCGCGGGGTCGGCGGCGCTCGTGGACTCGGCCGTCGCGTCGGCGCGGCTCATTCGAAGTTCCTCCACTCGTCGTTCCAGCCGTCGTATCCGGCCTCCTCGGGGGGCGTGTTGCCGAGGACGACCTCGAAGGTGGGCATGTTGATGTTGTACGCGATCTCCTCGTAGCCCCAGTCGTTCTCGACCCAGTCCTCGCGCACGCCCGCGTACGGCGTCACGGGGTAGTACGCCTCCACGTCGGTCTCGGCGATGAGCTGTTTCGCGGGCCGGCGCGTCTCGAAGACGCCCGCCCCGATGTAGCGGATGTCGTTCTCGTCGATGACGCGCTTGGCCTCGGTGATGTCCGAGGGCTTCACGTCGCCGCTTGCGGCGAGGTTGACGACGAGCGGTCGCATCTGGACGCCGTAGCGGTCTGCGATGTACTGGAAGGCGTTGTGCGCGGCCAGTTGAACCACGTCGCGCTCGGCAGCGTCGAAGATCGCCTCGTAGTCGGCGTCGATGCGATCCAGTACCTCCTTGTACGACGCCGCGTTGTCGCGGAGCGCGTCCTCGTGGGCGGGCGCGAGTTCGACCAGCCCCTCGACGATGTTGTCGACCGCGACCTTCGCCCGCCGGGGATCGAGCCAGAAGTGCGGGTCCCGCCCACGGCCCTCGCCGACGCCCTCCTCGTCGCGGTCGAGGGTGTCCGCGAGGGGAACGAGATCGACGCCCTCGCGGACGTTGATCAGCTGCGTGTCCACGTCGTCGTCCTTCAGCGTCTGGATGGCGCGGTCGGCCCACGGCTGGAAGTCCTCGCCGACGTGGATGAACGCGTCTGCGTCGACGATCTGTCTGGTGATGGTCGCGTTCGGCTCCCAGCCGTGGCCGTGCAGGCCGGTCGGCACGAGGTTTCGAACGGTGATCGGCGTGTCGTCGGCGATCTCCCTGGCGAAGTCGTAGAAGCTGAAGAACGACGCCACAGCGACCGGTCCGTCCGCTCCGTCGTCGGTTCCCGATCCGGCGTCTCCCCCGCGGCCGCTCCCGGCCGCACCGCCGAGACACCCGGCAGATCCGGACGCGAGCAGGGCCGTCCCGCCCGCGAGGAACCGGCGTCTGGTCGGTCTCGGCGAACCCGTCGGGTCACGTGCGTCGGTCATACGTACTCGAAGAAGAATCCCCGAAGGATATAGTTGTATCGAACAAAGCTCTAGATTAGACTATTCTAATCTTTGGTGCTACGTGTCGTCCGGGCGCGGTTCCGGTTCACGTCTCGATGCCGTGTAAGACGGCCGTGCCTCGGCGGGCGGGCGACCGCAAGAGGGAGGCGGCCCTCGGTCGGTCGGTGTGAGTCACGCGTCGGACATCGGGGATACATTAATATGGGCGGTGTCGTAAACGGAGGGTGATGAGCAAGATCACCTTCCGCGCGGACTCGGACCTCGTGGACCGCCTCGACGAGTTCGAGGCGTCCAAGAGCGAGGTCATGCGGGAGGCGCTCCGCGCGTATCTCGACGACGCGGAGCGGCGGGACGCGGTCGGCTCGGGATCCGACGGTGTCGCCGAGGAGCGCTCTCCGCTGGACGACGCGTTAGCGGCCCGCGTCGACGAACTGGTGACCGCGCGCCTCGACGAGGAGTTCGGGACCCGGCGCGGTGATCGCGGCGGTTACGCGGACCGAGGGCGTCCCTCCCGAACCCCTCGCGTCGCCGATACCGTTCCGTCGGTGGACCTCACCGTGAACGTCGACGGCGTCGGGGCCGGAGTCGACGGACCCGCAGACGGAGACGAAACGACAGCCACAGCCCCGAACGCGCCCGCGACGACGGCGAACGACGGATCGCGTTCGGAGACTGACCGGGAGACGGAGGCGGCCGCGGGAACCGCGTCGGACGCGGACTCACGAAGCTGCGCGCAGTGCGGAGAGGACGTGTCCGACGACCACGTCTTCTGCCCGAACTGCGGGGAGAAGGCGACCCGGCGGCTGTTCTGCGAGTGCGGGGACGAGGTTCGTTCCGACTGGGGGTTCTGTCCGGGATGCGGTCGACGGACGCCGACTGCCGACGTGCTCGACGCGCCGTAAGACGCCGCGCCGGTTTGCCGGGGACTGACACCGGATGTAAGACAACTTGGCGGTATCGGTCATACAACCGCCGGTAACTTTATATATAATCGGTATGTTGGTAGGGGTGCGTAAGACGGCATGTCTTACGACTCGGTCGGTCGGGGCGGGGAAACTCCGGCCGCTGGTCGTGAGGACACGTGTGATCGTGTCTGTCGTCTTACCGGGGGAATGCAAGAATATGGAGCGTGTGACACTACGAATCCCGAAACAGCAGATCGAGGAGGTCGAACAGATGGTCGAGACGGGGGAGTTCCCGAATCGCAGCGAGGCGATTCGCTCCGCCGTCCGCGACATGCTCAACGAGCAGGCTGACGCCTCCGGTGAGCGGACGCGCGGCGAGCGCAGTAAGCGCAGCTGGGCGAAGGTGTAACATGCAGGACATCGTCCAGGACGCCCTCGCGAACGCGGAGGCGGAGCAGCGGAGCATGGACGCCGGCGGCGACGACGACGAGTTCGGGGAGCCCCGGATCGTCATCGTCGGCGCGGGTGGTGCCGGCAACAACACCATCAACCGACTGTACAACATCGGCGTCGACGGCGCGGAGACCGTCGCGATCAACACCGACAAGCAGCACCTCAAGATGATCGAGGCCGACACGAAGATCCTCGTCGGCAAGTCCCTGACCAACGGGCTCGGCGCGGGCGGCGACCCCTCGATGGGCGAGCGCGCCACCGAGATGGCCCAGGGAACGATCAAGGAGGTGCTCGGCGACGCGGACCTGGTGTTCGTGACCGCCGGCATGGGCGGTGGAACGGGCACCGGCGCGGCCCCGGTCGTCTCGAAGATCGCCAAAGAGCAGGGCGCGATCGTCGTCGGCATGGTGTCGACGCCGTTCAACGTCGAGCGCGCCCGCACCGTCAAAGCCGAGGAGGGGCTCGAGGAGCTCCGCAACGAGGCCGACTCGATCATCGTTCTGGACAACAACCGCCTGCTCGATTACGTCCCGAACCTCCCGATCGGCAAGGCGTTCTCGGTGATGGACCAGATCATCGCCGAGACGGTGAAAGGGATCTCCGAGACCATCACCCAGCCGTCCCTGATCAATCTGGACTACGCGGACATGTCCACGATCATGAACCAGGGCGGCGTCGCTGTGATGCTCGTCGGCGAGACCCAGGACAAGAACAAGACCCAGGAGGTGGTCAACGACGCGATGAACCACCCCCTGCTCGACGTGGACTACCGCGGCGCGTCCGGCGGGCTGGTCCACATCACCGGCGGTCCCGACCTCACGCTGAAGGAGGCCGAGGGAATCGCCGACAACATCACCGAGCGCCTCGAGGCGAGCGCGAACGTGATCTGGGGCGCGCGCATCCAGGAGGAGTACAAGGGGAAGGTCCGCGTCATGGCGATCATGACCGGCGTCCAGAGCGCGCAGGTGCTCGGTCCGAGCACGCAGAAGCAGGCCGACAAGTCGCGCCAGAGCATCGAGGGCGGCCAGGCGTCCGAACTCGACTTCGACGCGAAGTCGAACGCCGAGGCCGCCGCAAACGGCGGAAACGGTGGGAACCAGGAGGCGGCCTGGCAGTCCGACGGCGGCCGCGACTCCCGCAACGAGCGGAACAACGGCCTCGACGTCATCCGCTGAGGGCCGGTCGCTCCTCGCGGACCCGGCGTCGACGCGGTCCCCGCGCCCCCCGGTACGGCGCGGTACGGTTCTCTCGATTTCTCGCGCCCACAGCGTCGCGACGGAGGTCGGCGTTTACGTGCGCTGACTCCCCGAGAAGCGCGTTTACGCGGCCTCGATCGACGCGACGAGTTCGCACTTGCGACACACGTCGCGTGCGGTCTTCGACCCGCAGTTCTCACACGGCGACAGGTCCGGACCGCCGTCGTCGACCGTATCCCCGTCGTCGGACGCGTCGCCGTCGTCGGTCGCGTCGTCGCCGCGGTACTCGTCGGCCAGCACGCCCGACACCTCCTCGTACCCGGCCATGATCGAGTGTCTCACGCCGGGGTGCCGCTCCTCAAGTTCGAGCAGCAGCTCCTGAATCTCCCCGCGGTACGCCTCGCTCGCGTGGGGGCACTCGGCCACGTGCGAGGGCAGATCCCGCAGGTGGCAGTACAGCGCGACCTCCTTCTCGGGCACCTCGCGCAGCGGCTTCGCCCGGGGGACGAAGTGATCGCTCTCGCGTCGCTCGGG
This window encodes:
- a CDS encoding metal ABC transporter ATP-binding protein produces the protein MSRADATAESTSAADPADNGATRSTDDDVISLSDVTFGYTATPVVEDVSLDIAAGEYVAVVGPNGSGKSTLMKLMLGLLRPDVGETRLFGEPAHRFDDGERVGYVSQHASAAKEMPITVREVVKMGRFPHVGFGLLSAEDWRIVDEALATVGMSDFADRRITKLSGGQRQRAFIARALASEADLLVLDEPTVGVDAESVEAFYDLLEALNDDGITVLLIEHDLGAVVDHAERVVCLNREVYFDGPTDEFVESDALARAFGTAVGLGGDDR
- a CDS encoding zinc ribbon domain-containing protein yields the protein MSKITFRADSDLVDRLDEFEASKSEVMREALRAYLDDAERRDAVGSGSDGVAEERSPLDDALAARVDELVTARLDEEFGTRRGDRGGYADRGRPSRTPRVADTVPSVDLTVNVDGVGAGVDGPADGDETTATAPNAPATTANDGSRSETDRETEAAAGTASDADSRSCAQCGEDVSDDHVFCPNCGEKATRRLFCECGDEVRSDWGFCPGCGRRTPTADVLDAP
- the ftsZ gene encoding cell division protein FtsZ, which codes for MQDIVQDALANAEAEQRSMDAGGDDDEFGEPRIVIVGAGGAGNNTINRLYNIGVDGAETVAINTDKQHLKMIEADTKILVGKSLTNGLGAGGDPSMGERATEMAQGTIKEVLGDADLVFVTAGMGGGTGTGAAPVVSKIAKEQGAIVVGMVSTPFNVERARTVKAEEGLEELRNEADSIIVLDNNRLLDYVPNLPIGKAFSVMDQIIAETVKGISETITQPSLINLDYADMSTIMNQGGVAVMLVGETQDKNKTQEVVNDAMNHPLLDVDYRGASGGLVHITGGPDLTLKEAEGIADNITERLEASANVIWGARIQEEYKGKVRVMAIMTGVQSAQVLGPSTQKQADKSRQSIEGGQASELDFDAKSNAEAAANGGNGGNQEAAWQSDGGRDSRNERNNGLDVIR
- a CDS encoding metal ABC transporter substrate-binding protein, with the protein product MTDARDPTGSPRPTRRRFLAGGTALLASGSAGCLGGAAGSGRGGDAGSGTDDGADGPVAVASFFSFYDFAREIADDTPITVRNLVPTGLHGHGWEPNATITRQIVDADAFIHVGEDFQPWADRAIQTLKDDDVDTQLINVREGVDLVPLADTLDRDEEGVGEGRGRDPHFWLDPRRAKVAVDNIVEGLVELAPAHEDALRDNAASYKEVLDRIDADYEAIFDAAERDVVQLAAHNAFQYIADRYGVQMRPLVVNLAASGDVKPSDITEAKRVIDENDIRYIGAGVFETRRPAKQLIAETDVEAYYPVTPYAGVREDWVENDWGYEEIAYNINMPTFEVVLGNTPPEEAGYDGWNDEWRNFE
- a CDS encoding ribbon-helix-helix domain-containing protein; the encoded protein is MERVTLRIPKQQIEEVEQMVETGEFPNRSEAIRSAVRDMLNEQADASGERTRGERSKRSWAKV